A window from Malania oleifera isolate guangnan ecotype guangnan chromosome 7, ASM2987363v1, whole genome shotgun sequence encodes these proteins:
- the LOC131159972 gene encoding cytochrome P450 CYP72A616-like isoform X1: protein MNSFGPCFWRAGQHWFHQAQEEEKMDGLILRSLLLSTAVLLLYSVLRAVYTSWWGPKSLEKRLTQQGIRGTSYKLFYGDKKDFLRLNKEALSKPISLNHQIASRVLPFTHHMVQTYGKFCVEWVGTRARLIIADPELIRLALTGKDGHIQKRKQNPLVNILGLGLFALEGEKWAKRRTLMTPAFHHGKLKGMGPAFSASCCNMIDRWNELVSPEGSCELDVALELQNLTGDVIARTAFGSSYEAGKKIFEFQKEQATLVMEAFEAFYFPGLRFIPTKKNRRRYYLDNEIKTTIRGIIREKEQAKKNTESSSTDLLGLLLQCKEQKDNEMTIEDVIEECKLFYFAGQETTANLLTWTIIALSMHPNWQEKAREEVLQIWGQKTPDVEGINHLKIVSAIPFMLRTKVLETTLTLEPTSFWKLVVAYGGNLQVPMVVHEVLRLYPPVVFMLRQIHQRTNIGGLSIPEGIDLYLPVLLLHHDPDYWGDDVEEFKPERFAEGISKASKDQMAFYPFGWGPRVCIGQNFAMMEAKMALAMILQHFWFELSPTYTHAPFTVITLQPQHGAPIILHQI, encoded by the exons ATGAATTCCTTTGGACCCTGCTTCTGGCGAGCCGGACAACACTGGTTCCATCAAGCTCAAGAAGAAGAGAAAATGGATGGTCTCATTCTCAGGAGTCTGCTCTTGTCCACTGCAGTACTGCTTCTGTACTCTGTTCTGAGAGCTGTTTACACCAGTTGGTGGGGACCCAAAAGCCTGGAGAAGCGTTTAACACAGCAGGGGATAAGAGGTACCTCTTACAAGCTTTTTTATGGTGACAAGAAAGACTTCCTGAGATTAAACAAGGAAGCGTTGTCCAAACCCATTAGCCTAAATCACCAGATTGCATCACGGGTGCTTCCATTCACTCATCATATGGTTCAAACATATG GAAAATTTTGTGTAGAATGGGTTGGAACGAGAGCTAGGCTGATAATTGCGGACCCAGAGCTCATCAGGCTAGCATTAACAGGGAAGGACGGCCACATCCAAAAGCGAAAACAGAACCCTCTTGTTAATATTCTCGGTCTGGGCCTCTTTGCCTTGGAGGGGGAGAAATGGGCAAAGCGCAGAACATTGATGACTCCTGCTTTCCACCATGGCAAGTTAAAG GGGATGGGGCCAGCCTTTTCAGCCAGTTGCTGCAACATGATTGACCGGTGGAACGAACTGGTTAGTCCTGAAGGATCATGCGAACTGGATGTTGCCCTAGAATTGCAAAATCTTACCGGTGATGTCATTGCTCGAACAGCCTTTGGAAGTAGCTATGAAGCCGGAAAGAAGATATTTGAATTCCAGAAAGAGCAGGCAACGCTGGTGATGGAAGCTTTCGAAGCCTTCTATTTTCCTGGTCTGAG ATTCATACCCACAAAGAAAAACAGAAGGAGATATTATCTAGACAATGAGATCAAAACAACAATAAGGGGCATTATTCGAGAAAAAGAGCAggccaagaaaaacacagaatcaAGCAGCACTGATTTATTGGGTTTGCTGTTACAATGCAAAGAACAGAAGGATAATGAGATGACAATTGAGGATGTGATTGAAGAATGCAAGTTATTCTACTTCGCTGGCCAAGAGACTACTGCTAACCTGCTAACATGGACGATCATCGCCTTATCAATGCATCCGAATTGGCAAGAGAAGGCAAGAGAAGAGGTTCTGCAGATTTGGGGGCAGAAAACTCCTGATGTTGAAGGCATAAACCATCTCAAGATTGTAAGTGCAATTCCGTTTATGCTACGCACAAAGGTGCTAGAAACAACACTAACACTTGAACCCACATCATTTTGGAAGCTAGTAGTTGCTTATGGAGGTAATTTGCAGGTCCCCATGGTAGTACATGAAGTCTTAAGGCTATATCCACCGGTGGTATTTATGTTACGACAGATTCATCAAAGAACAAATATAGGGGGATTGTCCATCCCAGAAGGGATCGACCTTTACTTACCTGTGCTGCTTCTTCATCATGACCCTGACTACTGGGGTGACGATGTTGAAGAATTCAAACCAGAGAGATTTGCTGAAGGGATTTCCAAGGCATCCAAGGATCAAATGGCATTCTACCCATTTGGATGGGGACCCAGAGTCTGTATTGGCCAAAACTTTGCAATGATGGAAGCAAAGATGGCATTGGCCATGATTTTGCAGCATTTTTGGTTTGAGCTCTCGCCCACTTACACTCATGCTCCTTTTACTGTCATTACTCTTCAACCACAACATGGAGCTCCAATAATACTACACCAAATCTGA
- the LOC131159972 gene encoding cytochrome P450 CYP72A616-like isoform X2: protein MNSFGPCFWRAGQHWFHQAQEEEKMDGLILRSLLLSTAVLLLYSVLRAVYTSWWGPKSLEKRLTQQGIRGTSYKLFYGDKKDFLRLNKEALSKPISLNHQIASRVLPFTHHMVQTYGKFCVEWVGTRARLIIADPELIRLALTGKDGHIQKRKQNPLVNILGLGLFALEGEKWAKRRTLMTPAFHHGKLKGMGPAFSASCCNMIDRWNELVSPEGSCELDVALELQNLTGDVIARTAFGSSYEAGKKIFEFQKEQATLVMEAFEAFYFPGLRFIPTKKNRRRYYLDNEIKTTIRGIIREKEQAKKNTESSSTDLLGLLLQCKEQKDNEMTIEDVIEECKLFYFAGQETTANLLTWTIIALSMHPNWQEKAREEVLQIWGQKTPDVEGINHLKIVPMVVHEVLRLYPPVVFMLRQIHQRTNIGGLSIPEGIDLYLPVLLLHHDPDYWGDDVEEFKPERFAEGISKASKDQMAFYPFGWGPRVCIGQNFAMMEAKMALAMILQHFWFELSPTYTHAPFTVITLQPQHGAPIILHQI from the exons ATGAATTCCTTTGGACCCTGCTTCTGGCGAGCCGGACAACACTGGTTCCATCAAGCTCAAGAAGAAGAGAAAATGGATGGTCTCATTCTCAGGAGTCTGCTCTTGTCCACTGCAGTACTGCTTCTGTACTCTGTTCTGAGAGCTGTTTACACCAGTTGGTGGGGACCCAAAAGCCTGGAGAAGCGTTTAACACAGCAGGGGATAAGAGGTACCTCTTACAAGCTTTTTTATGGTGACAAGAAAGACTTCCTGAGATTAAACAAGGAAGCGTTGTCCAAACCCATTAGCCTAAATCACCAGATTGCATCACGGGTGCTTCCATTCACTCATCATATGGTTCAAACATATG GAAAATTTTGTGTAGAATGGGTTGGAACGAGAGCTAGGCTGATAATTGCGGACCCAGAGCTCATCAGGCTAGCATTAACAGGGAAGGACGGCCACATCCAAAAGCGAAAACAGAACCCTCTTGTTAATATTCTCGGTCTGGGCCTCTTTGCCTTGGAGGGGGAGAAATGGGCAAAGCGCAGAACATTGATGACTCCTGCTTTCCACCATGGCAAGTTAAAG GGGATGGGGCCAGCCTTTTCAGCCAGTTGCTGCAACATGATTGACCGGTGGAACGAACTGGTTAGTCCTGAAGGATCATGCGAACTGGATGTTGCCCTAGAATTGCAAAATCTTACCGGTGATGTCATTGCTCGAACAGCCTTTGGAAGTAGCTATGAAGCCGGAAAGAAGATATTTGAATTCCAGAAAGAGCAGGCAACGCTGGTGATGGAAGCTTTCGAAGCCTTCTATTTTCCTGGTCTGAG ATTCATACCCACAAAGAAAAACAGAAGGAGATATTATCTAGACAATGAGATCAAAACAACAATAAGGGGCATTATTCGAGAAAAAGAGCAggccaagaaaaacacagaatcaAGCAGCACTGATTTATTGGGTTTGCTGTTACAATGCAAAGAACAGAAGGATAATGAGATGACAATTGAGGATGTGATTGAAGAATGCAAGTTATTCTACTTCGCTGGCCAAGAGACTACTGCTAACCTGCTAACATGGACGATCATCGCCTTATCAATGCATCCGAATTGGCAAGAGAAGGCAAGAGAAGAGGTTCTGCAGATTTGGGGGCAGAAAACTCCTGATGTTGAAGGCATAAACCATCTCAAGATT GTCCCCATGGTAGTACATGAAGTCTTAAGGCTATATCCACCGGTGGTATTTATGTTACGACAGATTCATCAAAGAACAAATATAGGGGGATTGTCCATCCCAGAAGGGATCGACCTTTACTTACCTGTGCTGCTTCTTCATCATGACCCTGACTACTGGGGTGACGATGTTGAAGAATTCAAACCAGAGAGATTTGCTGAAGGGATTTCCAAGGCATCCAAGGATCAAATGGCATTCTACCCATTTGGATGGGGACCCAGAGTCTGTATTGGCCAAAACTTTGCAATGATGGAAGCAAAGATGGCATTGGCCATGATTTTGCAGCATTTTTGGTTTGAGCTCTCGCCCACTTACACTCATGCTCCTTTTACTGTCATTACTCTTCAACCACAACATGGAGCTCCAATAATACTACACCAAATCTGA